Sequence from the Mesorhizobium sp. PAMC28654 genome:
CTTTCGATATCCCGGTGGCAGAGACCCCGCTCTAGATCGAAGTTGAGCGCTCCATCGCCAACTCGGCTTCAAGGCTTTCGATGTCCCGAAAAATGGAAGCAGCAGCCAGCGTGCGCCCTTCGCGCCTGAAGCGCAGCAGACAGTCTTTGGCGACGATGTCGCCGTCGACCACTATCTCGTCCCATCGTTCGGCGTGGCCGACATAGTTGATCGGGACATCGTAGTGCTGGCTCCAGAAGAACGGGACCGTAACGAATTTTTCGCGATGTCCGAGCATGTTGAGCGCCGCGGTCTGCCCCTGCCTCTCGGCAACAACCCAATGCTCGACCCGAATGTTCTCGCCACTGTGAGGATCGGGCCATCGCGCGATGTCGCCGGCCGCGAAGATCCCTGGCTCGCTCGTTTCCAGAAAAGCGTCCACAACAACGCCGTGGTCAACGACCAGCCCCGCCGTCTCGGCAAGTCTGATCCGCGGCCGCACGCCGATGCCGACAACGACGAAATCCGCCGCCAATGTTGCGCCGCTACTGAGTTTCACCTTCCCGCCGTCGATGCAGCTGGCAGTCTCTTCGAGATGGAATACGACACCATGCTCCTCATGGAGCGCGCGGATAAAGTCGCCCATTTGCGGACCCAAGACCCGCTCCATGGGCCGTTTTTCCGGCGCCACGACATGAACTTCGATGCCGCGTGCCCGCAGCGCCGCGGCAACCTCGAGCCCGATGAAACTGGCGCCAAGCACGAGCGCGCGACCTGCCGTCACCGCCTGCTCGATGATCGCGTTGCAGTCTGCGAACGAGCGCAACGTGTGAACGAACGGCAGGTCCGCGCCGGGGATGGTCAGGCGGACGGGCTCCGCTCCCGTTGCAACAAGCAGCCTGTGGTAAGGAATCCTGCCTTCATCAGCGAGGACGACCTCGCGGGAAAGTAGGTCGATGTCAACGGCCTTCGTATCGAGACGCAGGTCGATGTTGTTTTTTGAATAGAAATTTTCTCCTC
This genomic interval carries:
- a CDS encoding FAD-dependent oxidoreductase, with product MAEGHTKLIGLDLTLGIAFSDIPDGGKLVGHWGGEQVLLVRRGAEVFAVSATCTHYGGPLVDGLVVEDTVRCPWHHACFDLRTGEALCAPAFNPLACWAVEQRDGRIFVGEKFKRTAPKPRSGGSGQIPKKIVIVGGGAAGFAAAETLRREQYQGSIVMISDDQAPPVDRPNLSKDYLAGKAPEDWIPLRGENFYSKNNIDLRLDTKAVDIDLLSREVVLADEGRIPYHRLLVATGAEPVRLTIPGADLPFVHTLRSFADCNAIIEQAVTAGRALVLGASFIGLEVAAALRARGIEVHVVAPEKRPMERVLGPQMGDFIRALHEEHGVVFHLEETASCIDGGKVKLSSGATLAADFVVVGIGVRPRIRLAETAGLVVDHGVVVDAFLETSEPGIFAAGDIARWPDPHSGENIRVEHWVVAERQGQTAALNMLGHREKFVTVPFFWSQHYDVPINYVGHAERWDEIVVDGDIVAKDCLLRFRREGRTLAAASIFRDIESLEAELAMERSTSI